DNA sequence from the Chitinivorax sp. PXF-14 genome:
GCCCGCTCACATTCGCTGGCCTGCTCGATGACAATAACGGGCAGCATGGCGGACATCTGCGATGCAGAATCCGCGACCGGCGCGACTATAGGCTCCAGCGCAACGCAGGCGCAATCCTTCTCAGCCGGTCTCTTTTTTAGCAGCCGATAGGCGAGCACGCCCAAAACGGCTGCAAGCAAGGGGCTGACCAGAAGCGGCAGGAGGAAGGTGTCGGCCAGCTTGGCGAAGTGCACACCGCCGGTCTGTGCCGCTCCGGCCCCGACCAGGCCACCGATCAGCGCATGCGTCGTCGAAATGGGAAAACCCAGTCGGGTGGCGAGGAAAACCGTCACCGCCGCGCCCATGGCAACACTGGCGATAAACGGCAGGCTCTGTGTCGCTTCACTGGCCACCAGCCCTTTACCCGAGAACTGCTGCACCAAACCATCTGCCAGCATCCATGACAACAGGCTGCCCGCAACTGTCGCGATGGTTGCAAGGAACAGAGCCCGTCGATAATCAAGCGTGCCCGATCCCCACACGGTAGCGAAGCCCTTGAAATTGTCGTTGGCGCCGTTGGCAAAGGCGAGAAATGTCGCCGCGATAATCAGTACCCATTCCATCATTGTTCTCCTCTTTCTGATAGCGCCCGCAAGGCATCCGCGACTTGGGATTTGCTCAGGCGCTCAAGCGGCAATTCCATCAGCGATGTGATGCGCGTTCGCATCTCAAGAAACGTCGCGGAAAACGCGGCGCGGATCTCCTCCGGATTTCCTGAGACAGCGGCTGGATCGGCAAACTCCCAATGCACCCGCCGTGCTTCACCAGGGAACACCGGGCATGGCGGCTCGTCTGCGGCATTCGAGCAAACAGTCAGAACAACATCAATCGGCCTATCCGAATGCGCTTGGGCAAACTGATCCCAGCTCTTGCTTCGGTAAGCCACTCCATCGTCATTCAAATGTGCGCTGATCTGCTCGATGGCAAACGGATTGACCCGGCCCACTGGGTGACTACCGGCGCTGACCACTCGAATCCATGGTTTGCCCAGATGATCGAACAATGCCTCCGCCATGATGCTGCGCGCCGAGTTGCCGGTGCACAGCACCAGAAGGGTCAACGGCTTCTCCAACTTGGGGCCGACACTTTGGTTAACAGCCTCGCTTAGCAACATGCGCCACCTCCTGACGTGCCATTGGAGCCCTGGTCAAATGGCAGGCCGCCGCCGCAGCCCTCAAACAGTCCAAAGTGCTGATCGAAATTTCCGATGAAGTCGAAATGACGGGCGAAACGGGTTTCGTTCAGCATGCGCCAGGTATTGCCGCAGACAGGGAACACCTTTCCTGTGGCGATATCGTGGTGCTTATCCAGTTGGAAACGATGCGGGTGCTGCGCTACCGTTCCGCGATAGATCACGGCTTGCCCGTAGTCTTCGCAGGCGCTTTCCAGGCCGCCAAGCTTGAACAGGCGGTAGGTGGCGGAGAAAAAACGCAGGTTTCCCACGCGCTCGGCCAAGGTGGGGTCGGTGATGAGCAGCGGTCTATCTTCGACCAAACGCGGATCGGCAAACCCTGCCGCGTTGGCCAACCGCAGGAAATCATTCCAGTACAGCGCACCGCCGAGGCATTCGCCGTAGAGCACGGGGTCGTCGCGCACGGCGGTCGGCACGCGGCGGTCCGCATAGACGTCCGAAAAATAGAACTCGCCCCCCGGCTTGAGCAGCCTATGAACGCCGCGCAAAACAGCGGCCTTGTCGGGCGACAGATTCACCACGCAGTTGGAAACGATGACGTCAAAGCTTTCGGGTTCCAGATCCAGTTCGGCTAGCCGCTCAATGTAGCCGCTCAGAAAACGCACGTTATCGAAGCCGAATGCCTGTACATGGTGTGCTCTATGGCTTTGCGCGACGGCAAGTTGCTCGTCGGTCATGTCGACGCCCACCACCATCCCGTCCGGGCCGGCCAACTGCGCCAGCGCGTAAACGTCGCGTCCGGACCCGCAGCCCAGATCCAGTACCCGGCACCCCGCAAGCTGTTGCGGACAGACGAGCCCGCAACCGTAATAGCGTGACAGCACTTCGGGATGAATGCGCGCGAGCAAGGGCTTGAGCCACTCCGGCATGGCACTGGCATCGCAGCAGGCCGTGGTTTTCAGATCGGCACTGCTTTGCAGCTGCTTGCCGTAATAGTCTTGTACGAGTTCATGCATGATGGGCGGTTTCCAGAATCGTGTTGGCTTGCTACTGAGTCGCACTGCCGGGCCAATTTCTTACACTCGCATGCCGGGTACCGCACGATCTCCCTTCAGCCAGCGCCAACTGTCCAATGCGTCGAAAGCCAGGCTGATCCCATTCACCAACAACACCGCCGTGACATAAATCAGTTCAAGCGGCGGCATGGCATCGGCATCAGAGAACTGCCTGATTTTTGAGAGCAAGAACCATTGCAACGGTCCCCAAAAGAACAGATGAGGTACAGCCATCAACTTGGTCATCCCGCGAGCCCACAGCATGATGGGAACGTTCGTCGCCACGACCAGCAGGGCAGCGGCCGCGATGGCGCGGCCAGACCCGGTATCCAGCATCGCAAACGATGCCGCATTGACCGGCACCAGAATGCAGCCCACCCAAAACTGAACCCAACCGGGCAAGGATCGGAAGGAAGCCCAACTGACCATGATTCGACTTTGCCTGTAATGTTGCTGGAGGTTATCCACAAGTGTTTCTCTTTTTTTATGGCTGGGGATCGCTTGAGAACTACGTCACGGTCAGCGTGACGGCGCTGAGAATGAACAGGGTTGATCCGGGGGCACAAAGTGAAAATCGGCGAACCCGGCATGTGCAAATTCGCCGGTATTGTCTGTATCGCTTGCGATGGCAAGCTGCGCAGCTTTTATTTGATCCGTACCGAACAGGCGACGCGCATCGGAGAGAACATCTCGTCGCTCCTCAATCCAGCGGCCAGCCCGCTCGGCGCCGGATTCGAGTACCAGCATGCGGGCTTGGTCGGTGTAGGCATTGGGGGCTTCGAAACCGATGGGGTGTCGGTTATCCCAAACGTAGTTGATCGCCGCGTCTGGAACCTGCGCCCCAAACAACTGCCGCGCCAGTCCCAACTTGAGGCGTTGCCCGAGATTCAGCGCACGGTCGGGCAGCGAAAAGGCGACATAGACACGGGCGGCAAAATCATCGCCCGATTTTTTCGATAGATCCGCATGGATCAGGGGCGCATCGATGCGCCAGCGCCAGCACAAAACCGGCGTTGGCTGCAAGTCCATGTTCAGCGGTCGCGCCAGCAGCGCCATGCTGCCCTTGGCCGTGGCTTCGATGGCCGCGACGCCATCCCACTGCCGTAGCTGATAGCGGGTAGGCGGCGCTTTCTCAGACGGTACGACGATTTGCCAGGGCGCGGGAATGGCCGTTGCTCCGGCGTCAATGCGCCCCACATCCAGTGTCTGCGCCTGAATAAGCGCTGGCAGCAGCAAGGCTGAGAAGGCCACACGCTTCACCGCACGCACCAATCCTGCGGCAGAGCCGCCAGATCGGCGGGTTCATCGATGTCGCACAGTATGGGCAACTGCGCGACCGACCACTGCAATACGCCGATGCGGCATAGGGTGTCAAAAGCGACACTGTCAGTGCTCCAGGCGATGCCTCGAAAGACCGAAGGATTGAAAGTCTTTAGGCCGAGCAATACATAGCCACCGTCGGCGCTCGGAATGATCACCGCGTCCTTCGACACCAGCTGTGTAGCAGCCTCACGCAGACGCTCTGCGGTCAGAAAAGGGCAATCGGTACCGATGAGCAGCACCGCGCGCCCATCCAGAACGCCTCTGCGTGTGGCGCGCGCGAGCCGCTCACCCAAATCGCCATCGCCCTGTGCCTGCCAGGCGACAGGCCACTCAGGGTCGCGAAAGGGCCGCCATTGCTGCGCGCCGGGTTCTGGCGTGACGCACAGTTCGATTTCTCCGACATCGGCGGCCAGCGCCTCGGCCACGGTATGGCGCAACATGCGCTGGGCAAGCCGAGCCGAACCTTGCTCGCCCAGTGCCGGAATGAGGCGTGTCTTGGCGAGCCCCGCCAGCGGCGCCTTGGCGAAGATCACGATCCGGATGGGACTCATCGGTAGGCCCTCGCAATGTCC
Encoded proteins:
- a CDS encoding DUF3047 domain-containing protein, whose protein sequence is MKRVAFSALLLPALIQAQTLDVGRIDAGATAIPAPWQIVVPSEKAPPTRYQLRQWDGVAAIEATAKGSMALLARPLNMDLQPTPVLCWRWRIDAPLIHADLSKKSGDDFAARVYVAFSLPDRALNLGQRLKLGLARQLFGAQVPDAAINYVWDNRHPIGFEAPNAYTDQARMLVLESGAERAGRWIEERRDVLSDARRLFGTDQIKAAQLAIASDTDNTGEFAHAGFADFHFVPPDQPCSFSAPSR
- a CDS encoding arsenate reductase ArsC, which produces MAEALFDHLGKPWIRVVSAGSHPVGRVNPFAIEQISAHLNDDGVAYRSKSWDQFAQAHSDRPIDVVLTVCSNAADEPPCPVFPGEARRVHWEFADPAAVSGNPEEIRAAFSATFLEMRTRITSLMELPLERLSKSQVADALRALSERGEQ
- a CDS encoding methyltransferase domain-containing protein — encoded protein: MHELVQDYYGKQLQSSADLKTTACCDASAMPEWLKPLLARIHPEVLSRYYGCGLVCPQQLAGCRVLDLGCGSGRDVYALAQLAGPDGMVVGVDMTDEQLAVAQSHRAHHVQAFGFDNVRFLSGYIERLAELDLEPESFDVIVSNCVVNLSPDKAAVLRGVHRLLKPGGEFYFSDVYADRRVPTAVRDDPVLYGECLGGALYWNDFLRLANAAGFADPRLVEDRPLLITDPTLAERVGNLRFFSATYRLFKLGGLESACEDYGQAVIYRGTVAQHPHRFQLDKHHDIATGKVFPVCGNTWRMLNETRFARHFDFIGNFDQHFGLFEGCGGGLPFDQGSNGTSGGGACC
- a CDS encoding anion permease, translated to MMEWVLIIAATFLAFANGANDNFKGFATVWGSGTLDYRRALFLATIATVAGSLLSWMLADGLVQQFSGKGLVASEATQSLPFIASVAMGAAVTVFLATRLGFPISTTHALIGGLVGAGAAQTGGVHFAKLADTFLLPLLVSPLLAAVLGVLAYRLLKKRPAEKDCACVALEPIVAPVADSASQMSAMLPVIVIEQASECERAAMPVRFSISKYLDRLHVGSAMAICLARGVNDTPKLVALLLLAHSLGASQGSVVLIALAMALGGVLFAKKVAQTMSQRVTRMDHTSGLAANLITASLVLFASKLGLPVSTTHVSVGAIAGVGASSSTLDWHALRNVLLSWVLTLPLAAGVAWAMSLAL
- a CDS encoding TIGR04282 family arsenosugar biosynthesis glycosyltransferase — its product is MSPIRIVIFAKAPLAGLAKTRLIPALGEQGSARLAQRMLRHTVAEALAADVGEIELCVTPEPGAQQWRPFRDPEWPVAWQAQGDGDLGERLARATRRGVLDGRAVLLIGTDCPFLTAERLREAATQLVSKDAVIIPSADGGYVLLGLKTFNPSVFRGIAWSTDSVAFDTLCRIGVLQWSVAQLPILCDIDEPADLAALPQDWCVR